TCTTATTTAggcaaaaaatttaactttgaatGTTTGAATAGTGAATGGTGCACATTAGTCAGGGAAAAAATATCGGAtcgaattttttatacaatcgTGTTTGTCCCTGAATAAGAATAATGTCCATCTATAGTCACAACGTTAGTGTAActccatttatttcattttatctaatttatcattttgttgcatataattttaaaaattcgtactcatcaattttcttttcagTATTACGTACGTTAACACATTGGAACAAAATAAAAGAActgataatagtttttattcaaaaatccaAAGAGAAAACCGCtgttaattttaactaattgataaaccttaaatttttaaagtattaactTCCGTTGACTTTTTTATACAATTCTACACTATACGTCACATgatgttttacgaaaatttttcctTCGAGCGTTTTTGTTATCCTTtcgaaagttattttaaaactgtataaaaataaaaatagttttgttatagATAAAACTTCTATAGAGATCTTCCGAGCATTAATATGCCAAAAATcgaatctgaaatttttttctgatcaAACTTTAAGGTATACATAGAAGAATTCGTTATTTTTTTGGTACCCTAATTATTAGTAATATAAAACTAAcgatgatttttatattttattaaattgttctaATATAAACAATTAGTAGGTTTATATACGTACTCTACATTATCCTCTCGGCCATGTTCATTTTTGCCCAGGCCTTTACCACCCCATCccatcattttcattaatttcagtCCAACATTATcactttttaataaactttcacTTGTTCCTTCAGCATTTATTTCTTCCTTTTCAACTGTTTCGCCACTTTCTGTAAGAGCTTGTTTTCTctgcaaaagaaaaatttaaattatatgacaATAGGATTTGGATTGTATAtaactttgaaatatttatccTAAATGGTTTAAGTACAGTATGGACTTTATAATAATGgctatttatataaatagataataataataataattgtaatcgTTATTCTCAAGAATAATACTATATGTAATCCGTTcatttttttgtgacactgagtacatagtacatagaacaataataataaatataaataaatttataataaacaataataataaatataaattttttttgttttgatttacaGAACGCGAGAGATTTGCTCATCTCTCATCATGCGACTAAAGATGCGAACGGTTGATACGCGTGCTGATGGGTTTAGCAACGTGTACCCTATCTAAATCTGTCATAGTCACATGCGTCAGAAAACGCAAAAATTCTGGTTGccctttttagaaattttagcaAGATggctctttaaaatttttttttcttataattcatATTCTGTATTTCAGGTTGGCCCCCTCTGGCCTATGGCTGCCGACGTCCCTGGCcacctttaaaattattaaaggttGTAACCGTTATACCACATCACATTCGGTGGCaatctttaataattacttatttcctaagttttatattattcggttatttattattatgtgcCTGCTTGTCTGTCTTTTTATTCGGTAAAAATCTTGTATTTAAAGGTACTTCCCGATGGGATAGAGCTAAATATCTCAAGGAAAGTGTAAATTCAATcgcaatataaaattatgacaaaaaattaatagaaatatggttgatacgttataaaaataaattactgttTCTCTTTGCCTCGCTAAAAGttgaaaagatttaaaaaaaatagtttttaaaatagaaacttttttgcaacaacaataagtaaaaaataatctttccCCTGAAAGACCCACACAtgactataaataatatacacaaaaataaaaagtacctCAAGTGTAAAACATGtcgtttgtaatttttctaaagctaTTTTGCCAAGTACCAGTTTTGCATCTTTTTCGTTAATGGCATATTCGGTACATATTTCTTCTTGGCCAATATAGAGcttaaattttctgtaaaagaCAAATATATTATCTTACACAATATATTAACTACCTATTCCTCTAAGAGACGATTTATACTTCTGGCATACAAAAAGTAAGTAATAtggtagaaaaaatataataaattttcattaattctaAGTCCGGGGAAATTTTAATAGAgagtaacaattaaaaaataacttaaaagttGCAGATTTTGATGGgcggcatcatgttctgacatcaggttAAACCTAGTTTTCCGGGTTTtcctttaatagtcaatttagatcctaaaagttaagagatagaataacactttaaattagaaagtggatcatcataaaaaaactaactcaTTGTTGCATTTAATGGAAAAAAGTACGCtagctttagaaaaatgttttagacaaaagttatcTAGGACAATAAAAGTCATTCGAAttcattttcaagattatttgaagatcaaggtcaaattaCCTTGATACTTAAACTGTAGGTCAAAGTGATGAatgctaaagcatttttctgtagtgttttttcaattaaatgcaatgATGACATATTTTCGTCGCAAATCGCATTTGCTTCGAAAGCTaacctttttcgaaaaaatattttaaataaaaaatgttagttttttatgagaataaactttcttatttaaaatgttattctaccTATTACATTTTCGgttttaaattgactattaaagcaacccggagagctagatccaatctgatgtcagaacatattgcccccatcaaactctgtaacttcagtttacatttattttttgattggttaactacaaaacgagctataacccataatagattaaaatgttccaccctatattttaaatatgaaaacccTTTTATCATTAAATCTTAACATCGGCAATAAATTGCAGAATCcagatttgttttaaaatctaatcattaaattaataagcACAAATCCAATCACTAAATTAATAATAGAGGTACGATATTTTTACTAACATAATTAACGAGCTATTacccataatagattaaaatgttccaccctatattttaaatatgaaaacccTTTTATCATTAAATCTTAACATCGGCAATAAATTGCAGAATCcagatttgttttaaaatctaatcattaaattaataagcACAAATCCAATCACTAAATTAATAATAGAGGTACGATATTTTTACTaacataattaacaaataaggaagagtttttttactattatctatttcttatattttgatattaaaaatgactataaaaacTTACTGTTTACCATTCACAGTTGGTTCAGATAATTTTTCAATCCAAGGTGTAATGCCTTTAATTTGTCCTACTATACATCTGTGAATAATTGCCCATGGATTTAAATCGACTAAATTTGTCTGTATTACAAGTTGGCCtcgctaaaattaaaaaaaaaaaaaaaacattgatttcaaatttcatgGAGGTATGGGAGTAAAATAGTAAAATCGTTTTCACCTAGATCGAAAGTACGTTTTTCCGACATTAATGTAAAGGAAGCCTAATATTTTGTGAATTACTTTCTGCATTGGATGCGTTTGTGTATTGTGCGGCATGATTCAGCTTCGAAACAGAGTCAAGAAAGTAGATCTAATTTCTGCCTTAAAATTAATGCCGGGGATACGTACTTTTGACCGTATGTAAAGATAAATAGTATAGACCATACGGGCAGGATGTAAGAACTTGTTGtagcaaaaagtgtaaaaatgaaaaacattataataCGTATTAAGAAAACATATATTGTAGGTTGATGAATTTATTGATCTCAATACAGTAGCCACTTTCAAAACACATTTAACTTTAAGTTCAAGAAAGTTTAACAAAAGttcttttattttagaatacgGAAAAAAAAGTTGTTGCTTTCTTCTATCACTGAAAGATAATGAATCCTAGGTAACTTTTGATTACCCTAAAGGTCAAGGGTAAATTCAAGGAGACCAAAAAATGTCCcctttgatttcaaaaatttttacttgaaaatgttttttgaatctCAGCTAATCAAGTTTTTCTACTTATCGATTGAACGGATCTGTATATCATCAACTGTAATAGCAAAACCCCTATTTCTGTCTCCATTGATGTGCGACACTTTTCATACACCTagccaataataattattattcatccATTGAAAATGTGCAGAgcaatttcgatttttggaaaaGTCAAATAAGCTCAAACTTTAAAGGCGGTCGTAGCTAATTgtctaaaaaatcaaaaatagtaGTCTcgataatcgaaaatttccagtaatcgaaacatttttcgtcCACCGGTTCCAAATTTTCTTTACCAAccattcaaaaatgattttgttttttttttgtatatacatataatataattcattgaTTGCTCTAATTTTGTGTGTAGAGCCTTGAACAATGACATAtgtagtgaaaaaaaaatttattttgcccTCTTTGTAACTCAATCGGTGGACACATAGCTTAACATAGATATCAAGCTCACGAAAGGCAACTTACGATGAATAGAATcttataccaatatttttattaaattaatagaatttaaaaGATAAACTTTGAGGGGTATTATCTAACTGATGACAGACTTCTTCATTGCCTTCTTTTGATAGcaagtacaaaaaatttatcgtaACTTAATGAATATCGTGACATCtcatttatcgaaattttaaagTTCCCATTCCGGAGCTTTCATTTACCAAAAAAGTTGGCGGTCGAATTGGTCTCATGAAGTTAATTGGCtgattatttcaagaaaaattgttacctgaatttaaaaaaaaaaaaagaagaaattaaccTTGAATTCACTCTGAAAATTCCCTTCAAGGTCTAATGCAGAGTTCATTTTATGTCTCATTTTTCAATATCATAATTCCAGCCAACTTTTTTGTAGTAAGAGCTTTGGCcacatttcattcattttgacAGACTGGCTACACCCCCTTCATGTGTATACCAAGCACCACAACAGCGTGTGgcaattattaactttttgttATAACTACGGGATTCGAACTCGTAATCCTGCATATACCTAGTACGGCAATTGGTACACAAACATCTGAGTTGAACACGGTACAGATAGATAATATCCGATTATAGTAGAGAGCATACTATTGAATTTATATCTatgtaaataagttttatcgtaGCCAaattaatagggaatattcatgaaatttaaatttggttcaaatatttttcttccgtaactttaataattttcttccattaaagttttaattaatggtttaattaaaattaatggacattttaattaaaccattattttagtaattaatatctttttaattactgaaaaataattaataaaagtacaaattcagtgagggcattaaaaaatttctaaaacggaaattcaaatttttatacggacgtgacatcaaagtacgtgcttgtcaaatttgttgacatactgtatggtattaattacttacattttatatagtatttcattaaattatactattctacggctttttattagaaaacttaataataacgagtgttaatactgtgttgtaaattcattttttttaagtgtaaatattACAtggaactgtcaccaattgacagatcacgtacttatacgtcatcaacagagagcgtcaaaaaactgcgtttaaatatctcaaaagtataatgtattttaaatattttttttacacttaaatacagcatttttaagcagtatttatattttttactttgttataacggtgtaaacaaataattaaaaatattaaaaaaatacatgaatattccctattaacaaaaatatttattatgaacgaAAATTAAGTTTTGCGTCTGAAAGCTAAcgaaaccaaaattttgattttaaatatatagttttataaaaaatgtaatgaaaaaattattttatataaacaaaaaacagagTTCATACGCAATAAGTGgattattttgtattcattcATTGATAAGGGCAAAACTGGCACTTCACTAATTGGACGGAAATAGACACAACAACCTACTAATCAAATTTTACACACTCTacgtttattcaaaaaaataaaaataaaacaataaaataaatatttttgaaagaaaaattaagaagtTTTACACTTTGGACAAAATAACTAATGgtcaaaactaatttaaaacgtttattaaatctttatatacatgaatatgaatatataatccaattaatttaataatacgatcgttaaaatttaaaatcaaaatggaatccattattttgtacttaaatGGAAATGTAATTAACTTACGAAACCAGGTTGACTTCGAACTTTTTCAAGCAATTTATCATAGTTTTGTGATTCTGTTGATGATGACTCGGATGCAGTTGAATAATTCTTGTCTGTACTGTTTGATGTCCCTTCTTTGGTTCCAATAGTTGAATGTGGTTGTTTATTtcctaaaaagtttaaattgttagaaaattttatttttgaaaattgaattgataTTACCTGTATAACGACTTTCAGCTGCATCTGATGCTTTCACAAAAGTacgttgtaattttaatttcttgttttgTCTATACGATTCTACAATACCCTCTGACATTAGTGCAACTTTCTGCATTACTTCTTTGttgtaactttaaaaataacagaatctgtagtaataaaatataagtgctagtaattattaattcttaCCTGCATCCCATAAATTCTACATTAGTAAATACTCTTGATAATGCTATCAAATAAGGTTCTGGATATTTGCCTTTATTCGctaataaaaactttcttcttAGTTCCCAATGTTCCTCGGGTTCAGATTCgtcaaaatatttgtcaatatcgAAGTCATCATCAGTTTTTTGATCTGACATTTtgcctttgttttttttttttttttttaatgttgtttaaattatgtaaaatgacTTAAACCCTGTTTaacatattcaataatattttggaaattttacactttttttaaataatgcattttttgaacttttattaaaaaaacaaggtTGTTTATGTTCTAATCTACAAACCACCACTTGTAAATGCTTTAtacttaatatcttttttacaGTTGGCAAACATGTACTTTTCAACATGTGCAAGCCATAGATGTCTATACTAATTCTTGAACGCTTACTCACTGTTAAAAGCTTTAGGCACGTACTTTCGACACAGTTAATCATGTGTAGATACTgaatttgaaattcaatttgttATACTCTGAGTGGTAAATATCTAGAAATAATTCGATATTTTAGTAGAAAAATCGGCAAAAAATATAGAGAATTTTATATcagataaaaatagaaatataaataataaaaataaccatATACTATAGGATGTAAACAGTTCAAGAAAtgcaaaattcgtgtactataataaataaaaataatataaagtaggtGAACATATCGTGGTTGCTATGCACACACACACGTACATAAAAACATATCTCACACTGTTACGTGATGAATTCTGCCAGTTTGCTCACCATGGCAAGCTGCGTTAAGGCACTTCGTTACAAAACTATATAATTGCTGCCAAAGCCTTAGCTATAGGTACGACAGGGAGGGGggagattttttcgattttaatatttttccaccATTCTTTTTGCTTTATcttcttttgtttttctattcAATATACATGTacacaattgaaaattagtcataacagctttctttaactccaaaattattattattaactaatgataacatttttttataatgagcagaaaaattacaaattttattattccacGAAATCtacaattcttaaaatatttattcgatatcgaatttatttttcgttaaagAGATATTCTGTAGTAAAAAGTCTGCACTCGCATGGATCGTAAACATATACAGACACCACCGCAAAAAAAGTGTTAACACATAAAAGGTTAAATATGCAGACTGGAGACTTCAATTTATATTTCCGGATCTATTAAAATAACTTCCCTGTACAGGAAAATGAAAGAAGCcactcgcattttgctaaaacctcatggaatgtgctttttaggtgtcaaatattattagtaagcgacttagtggtgcaaatgtatccatttgttaataaagaggcaggcaacttgaattacgtgtacgttatacatgtataatagtcttcgattatttgacaaacacttaacatttacgtcatacaagttgtctatttactaattttttatgtgaactttaacattgatcgtttcattgaattaaaaatttattgtttattaacaaatagaaacatttgcaccactaactcatgctTTACCattgatatttgacacctaagaaacacatacTCTaaagttttagcaaaatgcgagcggtttcattcatttttctttataagtCGATTTTTATAACATCTTTTCTTTTACTGTATATTGTAAGAAGTTAAAAGcatatattataccatgtatatatgaaatatacatagtattataagtttagtcccaagtttgtaacgcctaaaaatattgatgctacaaaaaaaaattgatataggtgttcataaaatcacctaattaatccatttccggttgtccgtccgtccggccgtccgtccgtccgtccgtctgtggtcacgattactcaaaaacgaaaagagatatcaagctgaaatttttacagcgtgcttaggacgtaaaaagtgaggtcaagttcgtaaatgagcaacatgggtcaattgggtcatgggtccgtagtacccatcttgtaaaccgttagagatagaataaaagtttaaatgtaaaaaatgttccttacaaaaaaataaacaacttttgtttgaaacatttttttgtaaacatcactgtttacccacgagggcgttaattaggtacaaattttatagtatgtattaatataggaatatcaaagtgaatatcttttgttatttacatgacgtcaaaaaaaacaaacgattgcgcatcaacacttgcgcattatatgagaatatcagttaaatatgtcagatatgtatgtatgtgaaatgtcaatactgcctatacatggtatttcaacaattaactcagtcaattgtttgttttcacttgttataaaatatattttgtaacatcttttactatATATtgtgagaaattaaaaaaaattgggctATACACGGGctattttaggattttttttaatacggaAATAAATCCATGTTTAGATAATAACAGATCTAAATCGAAATATGTTTCGATAGacaattcaacttttttattcgaaaaactttgttataaaatatgaatataacgCACACCaattaaacaaatcattttcCGTATTTGCGAAAAGCTTTCAGAGTAAAAATGGGGTTATtggtataaataaatgatacgATTCTGAAGAATTAATTACCAATAAAACATAATCGAGTGGCTAGAATGTTATTAAACATcgtaaagtttacaaaaaatttacataacatTTACATGAAAGTAATATGCATTGCCTATACTTATTTAGAAAGGATATAAAACAggcattgttatttttaataaaattttcgtccttttacGTTTGAAagccttaaattttataaaattgtgcaAGGAGATGTCCCTGCTTGATTTTCtctgttaaaaatattgttaattactCGAAAGGATTCACTAAacatatatcaataaatatttagtgattaaaaagataaattattttagtttaaaaatttcattgttatcatacagaaaaattaaaaatgctagagacatatattaattagtaataaaaaatattatctttatagTCGTCAGTCATTCGTGGCATATTGTTTgttgactaaaaaaaaaatactactatttatttttaaaatagacaaatcataaatatatagaaCAAGTATGGATGTTTGGTCGGTCATAAGTCAGTTTGATCATTCTGTGggatatataatgaattttattttaaagattcttCTCACTTATTACTATTAGACGCTAATCaacttaacattttatttatttaattcaaaacagttagttttaaaacaattcaaaatgcatcaatgatttttaaattatttgtgatattctattagcgaaaaaaatttagtttttttttttttaaataaaaaatttagtgaaaaattgtaggattttaattattaagtgacaaaaaaaagtgtattagaaatatttatttattttgaatatttacaaataaaataatttaacatgtTTTCATCACAAATTTGTAGATGCGTGAACTTCGTTTCaagatttaatattaaaaatagatttgttGTACAACGCGCTCACATCGCAaggtaacaaaatttaaaaatgttatagaaaatgttgtaGTACCTACATACTTTAGTAACTTCTTCCAAACTATTTAGCGAACTCTGAACTCTTTAAATATAGTAACatagttttaatgaatttagttttttttttattttttataataatttttgaatgttatTGAGAGTTTTAATTTGTGAAAATcgtttttataataagaaagaaagtacatatataaacaatttaattttatttcgatgttcaatatcactttttaaattgtaaagttgTGGCATGTTTTAGTTTTGATACCAGTTTGAAACTGGGGTTTAGTATTTCGAATGTTTGAAATTCTTCATGGtaacataatttgaaattttgaattaatagatttttgaaaaactataaaattaatattaataaaaaaccgCATATGAACAAAGGTTCAAGACCAAGATGTATCATTCAccgtttaaagtaaaaaaaataactttttttctaaaagtgataataaaattattcacgaAAGTTTGACTATTATAGGTAAAGGTAGGGCTTAATTCTAACTGTAACGCGCAGGAACGACATTCCGACACCTGTCACCTGGAGAAAATAAATTGAGTTTGGACAATTTTTTGTACTTGTTTTCCATATTCATGGATTTTCTTGTGAAAAATTTGGTATCCGTCCATCCTAGAATTCTAGCAATAAATCACTCtcaatcttttaataaaatagtccTTAGTCCTGatgtcaattaaataatttcttattcttgcaaaacagcTTTTGATATATAGTCTCTATGGGACTTGCaggttatgacgtcaccaagtggtattttcctttctttctatttctacatttaaatcctccatattttcgtagttattgatgttatccaaaaattgatttcacacgatgttttgtCTCGATAAGGAAAgtcttttgaagcaataaaacaatttttagggCAAACGCCCTTATTAATGCGTTTGCAtgaccttttttttatatataaaaacttctCAACCCCAAGTCATAATTTCGATTTTCGTACATTTGTCGTCTTTGCGCCTCAAGTCTTTGAATCGAATTTAAGaacaatgaatgttttttaaagttttgatatttatcacAATATTGCTCTCTTTACTTGTGTACGTAAGGATCGTTTTTGTAGTACTCACAGGGTCTTTATCACTTCATGCGTTGCGTCAACTAAGACGAAGTTATGAACTGATTattgtgtaaaattaaaattatttagaatttagatTCGGTAGTGGAAGAAGACGCCACTAAACGCTTGTACCGTAGCAAAATGCAGGTACCATAATCCTCGCCCGCTGCACAagaaaaagacttttttttttctttggttaaATTTCAGTAAATACATTAGACAGTGAAATATAaacaagtttttctaaatatatgaGACTTTGAAATAGAGCCAAGGGCACCAatcatgttattaaattttcttaaagtttatttatttgaaatatcttttaatTCAGGTAATCTTAgtgcaatatatattttattacaaatattatgcataataaatatttaggtatttaataaaattttctattaatcaATTTTCGCTGTCATACAAGGAGTGGTAGTCAACCGTGGCGTAGGGTCGGAAAAAGTAAGTGCGCCTCTGCCTTGAAGGTGTAAATATGAAGTTGCATATGCTAGAAAGTTTCCACAAAATCACTTTATTGTTAGATCTTTAATAACAACCACCATTAATCGTCcctgaatataaataaaattgaagaaatgaaattttgaaaaaaagttttatagagTAGATTAAATTAtagtcttaaaaataaaaaaactttcggAAAATATCCAAGCCcagtaatttttgtattataataataaaaattccttgAGAATATCACGAATGTAATTTCAGTTTTActgatattcaaaaaataataattcaaggaaatatttacgaaactgataatataaattactttcttaatataggtgtaattaattctaaatcgcaaaagttataaattttattagcgTTAACTATCTTGTAGTTAAATCcgttataaatattcaaaaacttttttcaaccatggtgtaataataaaataataataattattattataataataatacggactaaatatcttgatctcctacaagaactacgacaactacaccctggcAACCATTCAAAATGTTTGTtctcattatcggttgccttGGTGGAATTCGACCCACTCTCGGAATTTTCAAATTCCGGTCTACAGGTCTCATCTTCGATACCTTATCTCTGCCATGCAGAAGACTGTCATCATAGGCACTCTTCGTACATTGGGATCACAacagactgtcttcaagtaacagcccttgaagtttatttaatttttataccatgcatatatgaaatatacatagtatattaagtttagtcccaagtttgtaacgcttaaaaataatgatgctaggaaaaaaattttgtcatagctgttcataaaatcacccaattagtccatttccggttgtccgtccgtccgtccgtctgtggacatgataactcaaaaacgaaaaaagatatcgagttgaaatttttacagcgtactcaggacgtaaaaagagaggtcaagttcgtaaatgggtccgtaggacccatcttgtaaaccgttagagatagaacaaaagtttaaatgtaaaaaatgttccttaaaaaaaaataaaaaacttttgtttgaaacatttttttgtaatcatcactgtttacccatgtgtgtgtgtctatttaaaagtgaatatcttttgttatttacgtgacgtcaaaaaaacaaacgattgcgcatcaacactgtctatacatttttgtatgtgttatgtgatatagaaatcaacactgactatgcatggtatttcaacatttaactcagtcaattgtttcttttcacttgttttttattatgttcCACATCGCTGATGTACTCGACCAGGACATCAGACAGACCAACGTACCTCCGACTCGGAAAAGAGACGTACCTACGGACGTCGcgtggactgacggacgtacagactacacggtCACAAGTCAGtaaactttcttcaaaagacgtagctgccttgtgaagatttatgtctctcgAGGAGATGGGAGGCTCTAGGGTGAAAATTCTGTATCCTTTCTCCCTCCTTGGCAGACATGAATTCGTTAGGTGCAGATATGAGTTCGTGTAGGCCccagaatcaaaatttacattaaagaGTTTTTTAAAGCCATGTATTAAATTCAATCATAATGGAAATTGACTCTGGTTTAGCACTGTTATTCCTTAATACTATGTTTATTTCTGAGAAATTAAAACAACTATAGATCAAAACATGAGAACCATG
This genomic interval from Chrysoperla carnea chromosome 1, inChrCarn1.1, whole genome shotgun sequence contains the following:
- the LOC123291961 gene encoding uncharacterized protein LOC123291961, whose amino-acid sequence is MSDQKTDDDFDIDKYFDESEPEEHWELRRKFLLANKGKYPEPYLIALSRVFTNVEFMGCSYNKEVMQKVALMSEGIVESYRQNKKLKLQRTFVKASDAAESRYTGNKQPHSTIGTKEGTSNSTDKNYSTASESSSTESQNYDKLLEKVRSQPGFRGQLVIQTNLVDLNPWAIIHRCIVGQIKGITPWIEKLSEPTVNGKQKFKLYIGQEEICTEYAINEKDAKLVLGKIALEKLQTTCFTLERKQALTESGETVEKEEINAEGTSESLLKSDNVGLKLMKMMGWGGKGLGKNEHGREDNVEVSDCVTRRGLGFSSDNPQDNKKVRAKLENILREYIASGNTKNLVFSSDFTNEERKFIHQKARRYNLKTRSYGKRGKDDRRLVLSRNFTNWEIVERLLKCGLSDELHTLKLPSKTISDDRFMKRL